DNA sequence from the Acipenser ruthenus chromosome 20, fAciRut3.2 maternal haplotype, whole genome shotgun sequence genome:
ACGAGACTAATGCGTATCGGCGGTTACGAACATTCTCAGGAAGCATTCCTACTCCCTCGGGAGAGGAGGGTTTTGATAGTTGGATGGATCAAGCCCGTCTCATGGTTCAAGAGTGTTACTGCTCCAGTagagagaaaaggaagagaaTCGGGGAGAGCTTGAAAGGACCTGCTTTGGAGATTATTCAAGCAGTGAGGGACGCCAACCCTGATGCTAGCCCGATGGACTACCTGGAAGCACTTGAACGCACGTTTGGAACCCCCGAGTCTGGTGAGGATCTTTATTTTGCATTCAGATCATTAAGACAACAGCCTGGAGAAAAGCTGTCTGATTTTTTGAGGAGGCTAGAGAGGTCTTTCAAGAAAGTAGTGCTGAAAGGAGGCATTGCGTCAAGCCGCATTGATCTTGTGCGCATTGAACAGCTTATACGAGGTGCTACTGAGTCTGAGCTGATGCTGATACAGGTGAGATTAAGGGAAAGGAAGGATAACCCCCTTGCGTTCCTGACTCTCCTGAATGAAATCCGCAAAGAGGAGGAGCAAGAAGCTGCTCGTCATAAACTGAGCACCAGTGTAAAGCGGATACAAGTCAGAGATGACGAGAACCTGAAACGGTCTGTTTCATGAACTGAAAGCTCAAGTTAAAGAGTTGCAAACTGGCTTTGTTGCCATGATGATGCAGCATAGTCAGTCAAAGGAATCAAGTGTTACTGGAAGTCAAGCAAAGAAGGTTAAGCCTGTTACATTGCAGCCTGATCAAGACTGTGAGATAGAAGCATTGATGCATCAGGTACAAGACTTGCAAAAGAAGGTCACTGTATTGAATATGACACCAGTACCATCAATTGTGGACGGGCAAATGCTGAGAACCACTGGAGCAGCTCGTGCCCACAACAGCAGTAGGCCTCAGGCAGCTAAAGAGTCTGGGCACCATGTCGTGCTCTGCTAGATAGTGGTTCACAAGTGACCATTATCTTTGATAAGTGGTACTCTCGGTTTCTACCACACCTGCCCATTCACCCAGTCGAAGGATTGGCCATCTGGGGCCTGAGTGACACCAGCTATCCCTATAGAGGATACGTAGTATTAGATTTAGAATTTCCCAAAGATGTTGCAGGAATTCAAGTCTATCTCTGTTTTGGCTTTGATCTGCCCAGAACCACGTAGCGCTGAGCAGGTACCTGTCATAATTGGGACTAATGCAAGTATGTTTCTGCGTCTAGCCAAACTCTGTGAAGAGACAGCTGGCCCTGACTTTGTTACCTCTCTGCATATCCACCCTTTGTGTTCTCAAGCTTACAGAAAACAGTGGGAACCAAGGAGTAAACTGCAAGACGACTGCATCGGTCAAGTGAAGTGGTTGGGCTCGGGACCACTGACTATTGTGCCCAGAAGCGAGTGTAATGTTATCTGTGGAGTCCGCAGTCCCCTGCTGTTGGAAAAGGGCATCTTCATGATTGAGACACCGCCTAACATAGCACTGCCAAAGGGGGTGTTAGTACAACCTGGAATCCTACCAGCCTCGGCCATTGATGTCAACAGGCTTACTGTTAGATTGAGGAATGAATCGATGAAAGAAACCACATTGCCTAGTGGGACAGTGCTGGCCCACCTATACAAGACGGACACAGTAGCTCAGGCTCAAAGACAGGACCAACAGATACCTGCCCTTGATCCCCAGCTGTTTGATTTTGGGACATCTCCCATTCCAGAGACGTGGAAGGAGAGACTGAGCAGAAAACTGGCTGAACGAGCCAATGTATTCTCAACTCATGAGTGGGACGTGGGACTGGCTGCAGGAGTTGAACACCCCATCCGGCTTAGTGACTCAAGACCTTTCAGGGAGAGGTCACGAAGACTTGTTGGCAGCAGGCATTATTAAGGAGTCTCGTAGCCCATATGCCTCACCCATAGTTGTAGCCAGGAAGAAGAACGGATCAGTACGAATGTGCATAGACTATCGCACTTTGAACAGCAGGACCATACCAGACCAGTACACCATGCCGCGCATTGATGACGCGTTGGACTGTTTGTCTGGTAGCAAGTGGTTTTCAGTACTAGATCTGCGCAGCGGATATTACCAGATACCTATGGCAGAGGAAGACAAGGAGAAGACAGCATTCATTTGTCCTCTTGGTTTCTACCAATTCGAACGTATGCTGCAGGGTATCACGGGTGCCCCAGccacttttaagaacataagaacataagaaagtttacaaacgagaggaggccattcagcccatcttgctcgtttggttgttagtagcttattgatcccagaatctcatcaagcagtttcttgaaggatcccagggtgtcagcttccacaacattacaggggagttggttccagaccctcacaattctctgtgtaaaaaagtgcctcctattttgtgttctgaatgcccctttatctaatctccatttatgacccctggtccttttttcttttttcaagtcaaataagtcccccgggttgacattgtctataccttttaggattttgaatgtatgaatcagatcgccgcgtagtcttctttgttcaagactgaatagattcaattcttttagcctgtctgcatacgacatgccttttaaacctgggataattctggttgctcttctttgcactctttctagagcagcaatatcctttttgtaacgaggtgaccagaactgaacacaatattctaggtgaggtcttactaatgcattgtagagttttaacattacttcccttgatttaaattcaacacttctcacaatatatccaagcatcttgttagccttttttaaaaattcaccacattgtctagatgaagacatttctgagtcaacataaactcctaggtctttttcatagttcccttcttcaatttcactatctccgatatgatatttataatgcacatttttattgcccgcatgcaatactttacacttttctctattaaatttaatttgccatgtgtctgcccaattttgaatgctgtctagatcattttgattgacatttgctgcttcaacagtgtctgccactcctcctatttttgtgtcatctgcaaatttaacgagtttgcttactatatcagagtctaaatcattaatgtagattaggaatagcagaggacctaatactgatccatgtggtacaccactggttacctcactccatttcgaggtttctcctctaatcagtactttccttCAGTGGCTAATGGAGAAAGCCATGGGGGATATGAACCTTCTCCAAGTGTTAGTCTACCTTGATGACATAATCGTATTTGGTAAGACGTTGGAAGAACACAAAGAGCGACTTTTGAAAGTTCTTGATCGGCTGGAAGAATGCGGCCTGAAAGTGTCAATAGACAAGTGCCAATTCTGTCAGCCTCAGGTCAAATATGTTGGCCATACTGTCTCTGAACACGGTGTAGCAACTGACCCTGCAAAAGTTGAAGCCGTGGTCAATTGGGAGCAACCTACGAACCTGAAGTCATTAAGATCCTTTCTGGGATTCTGTGGCTATTACCGTAGATTTGTGGCAAACTACTCAGCCATTGTCAGACCATTGACAGAACTTACCAAAGGCTATCCACCAGTACAGCGTGGAAAGAAGACCTCCAAAGACAGTGAAAAGTCCTACTTTAAAGAGTCGGAGCCCTTTGGAGACCGTTGGAATGATCAGTGCACCGAAGCATTCCAGAAGATCATTCGCTGCCTTACCAATGCACCGGTATTGGCTTTTGCTGACAGTACTAAGCCCTACATCTTACATGTAGATGCTAGCATGAATGGGTTGGGTGCTGTATTAATCCAGGAATACCCCGAAGGATTGAGACCAGTAGCTTTTGCTAGCCAGAAGTTATCCATGTCCGAACAGCGATACCCAGTACACCAACTTGAGTTCTTGGCACTTAAATGGGTCGTCGTGGATAAATTTCACAATTATCTTTATGGAGCCAAGTTCACAGTGAGAACGGCTAATAATCCTCTCACCTATGATTTGACAACTGCAAAGCTGAATGCTACAGGTCATAGATGGCTTGCAGCTCTTGCCACCTATGATTTTAATATCCAGTACAGACCTGGACAAAACAACGTCGATGCTGACTTACTGTCGCGAAGATTGCATTCTAGTAATCTGACCAGTGaatggaaagaaagaaatctcGCCTTCAGGTATAAAAGCTGTATGCCATTGGGTGGAAGTAACTGAGTCTCCTGAATTCAACACACGTGTGGTGGATCAATTGGGAGCATCACCTATAGCTATACCCGACTGCTATGCATTTCCAGCCCTTCTGCAATTGAGCCCACTAGAACAGCCATTATCCATTATGGATTTCCTGCCCGAATCCATTCCGACCAGGGTTGCGATTTCGAGAGTTGGTTAATAAAGGAACTCTTAAGTATGCTGGGAATACGGAAGTCCAGAACTACTCCGCATCATCCTCAAGGGGACCCACAACCTGAGAGATTTAATCGGACTCTACTATCCATGTTAGGAACCCTTGACTCGTCCAAGAAGCAGAGATGGAGCCAACATGTCAGTCAGTTAGTGCACGCCTATAACTGACCCAGAATGACGCTACAGGGTATTCCCCATACTATTTAATGTTTGGGAGAGAAGCTCGTCTTCCGGTGGACCTCTGTTTTGGTGTGTCACCTGACCGTGAATCGTACGCAACATACCAGCAGTACGTCGCCAAGCTGAAATCCGAGTTGAAAGAAGCCTATCGGTTATCCACTAATGCTGCCTGCCAAAATCACTTGAGTAACAAAAGACGTTACGATCAGCATGTGCGTAACCAGCCATTAGAAGTAGGTGATCGTGTACTTCTACGCAACCTAGGGATACAAGGAAAGCATAAGTTGGAGGACAGATGGAAATCGGTACCACATGTAGTAGTGGAGAAGTTGCCTAACTTACCTGTGTACCGGGTCAAGCCTGAGAAAGGAATGGGTATTGTGAAGACAGTTCAGAGAGATCACCTGTTACCCATTGGCTACCTAGTGAGGATGCCTGTCAATTCAGAAGTGAAAAAACCGTCACCTAGACCTGTCACCAGAACACAGGCCAAACGGTACCAGAAGAAGGAGGTGCCTAAGAACGTAACACATGAAGATGAAAGCTATGAAGAACAGGGAGACACTTAATCGGAGTCTGAAGATGGAGGAGTGTGCTACCATGACCATCCCACTTTAAATGAGAGCATCAATAAGCCCACTGGTTCTGACATGCACCCAGAGCTTGGAACTGACCCTGATGGAGCAGAGCTTGTCTTAGAAGAGAGCATTGCCATCTCTTCCCAAGAGCTTGAAAGTTCTGACGGAGTGACTGCCTTGGAGGAAGAGGACGCCCAACACCCAATTGAAGACCCTGTGGTGGACACAGAGCCTAACGAGGGAGACTTTTCTGCTGGCGTTTGGAACTGTTGCTGAGACCCAGATAGCACTCGGGGTGACCAGGAGAAAGCCCCGAGTACCTCTGGCCACGCTGGAAAAGAAGATTTTTCAGCTGTCGTTGTGTTTATTGTGTCCTTCTACGAACCTACCTTGGAAGCAAGAAATGGAACGGTGTTGCTGGTCGTGAGTACTGCTTGCATtcaaaaaaacgttttttgaaAGTATAATTTTGTTGCTTATTTGACATAAATAAGTGAAggggcattttgtttttttttattattgccacTACGTACCCGAGCGACGGTTCAGGCCTACAACGTGATATTTCTTTTATATTGGTGCACGTGTTCAGTACACGTGAGTacacgtgtgtgcatgtgtgtgtgggcccACTGTAGTGCAagagtttaattattttgcatagcaacgcatattatttaagagtaaatatattatttgtaatattgattgtatgttatttattttaatacctagcctttgtttattgtgtgtttatgttattattgaaaATACCTTATTATTGCGCATTTAtttgagtaaattgtttacttatttctattggtgtgtgttgtgtgagtgGATACTGGGGTTAGTATTTGATAATAATTCCTATTAAGGGGTGCACGTGTATTGAGATGTCCCTTACATAGGTGGAGGCACCGC
Encoded proteins:
- the LOC131698947 gene encoding paraneoplastic antigen Ma1 homolog, with the protein product MDQARLMVQECYCSSREKRKRIGESLKGAALEIIQAVRDANPDASPMDYLEALERTFGTPESAWTLVVANGATIDPGEGVPTSSFQEKLTKLLQEEGKTLREAQALYPAEALQTTSPEAIIRAVGDVLEKTAKSHNETNAYRRLRTFSGSIPTPSGEEGFDSWMDQARLMVQECYCSSREKRKRIGESLKGPALEIIQAVRDANPDASPMDYLEALERTFGTPESGEDLYFAFRSLRQQPGEKLSDFLRRLERSFKKVVLKGGIASSRIDLVRIEQLIRGATESELMLIQVRLRERKDNPLAFLTLLNEIRKEEEQEAARHKLSTSVKRIQVRDDENLKRSVS